The nucleotide sequence GCGCCGACTACGACAGCACCGTCGGCGCCATGAACCGCTACCGCGAAGCCAACAACGGCAACCAGCCAGGCGACCCGGCGCGCGCCGCGAAGGCCGTCATCGACGTGGCCCGGCTCGACGACCCGCCGCTGCGGCTGCTCCTCGGGGCGGGTGCGGTGGAGAGCGCGCGGATGTCGGCGGCGACCCGGGCGGCCGAGATCGAGGAGTGGGCCGAGGTCGGCAACTCGGCGGACTTCCCGCAGGACGCGGCCGACAGCTGACGGCGCGGCTGGTGTCCCGCGGCGGACGCACGGCGCTGCGGGGGTCCCGTACCGGCACTTCTGTCCGGTACGGGACCCCCGCCCGCGTTACCCGAGCCTGCGCGGCTGGAGCGTCGTCGCGTACGTGCCGCCGCTCGCCAGCAGCTCATGATGGCTGCCCGCCTCGACGATGCGGCCCTGGTCCATCACCACGATGCGGTCGGCGTTCTGGATGGTGGAGAGCCGGTGGGCCACCACGAACACGGTCCGGCCCCGGACCAGCCGGGTCAGCGCGTCCTGGATCAGTCCCTCCGACCGGTTGTCGAGCGCGGACGTCGCCTCGTCCAGCACCAGGATCCTGGGGTCCCTGATCAGCGCCCTCGCGATGGCCAGCCGCTGCTTCTGGCCGCCGGAGAGCCGCGCGCCGCGCTGCCCCACCACCGTGTCGATCCCGTCGGGCAGCCTGCGCACGAACTCCATCGCGTTGGCCGCCTCCAGGGCCTCGCGCAAGGCGGTTTCGTCGGCGCCGCCCTCCAGGCCGTACGTCACGTTCTCCCTGATCGTCCCCTCGAAGAGGATCGACTCCTGCGGCACGACGGACAGGAAACGCCGGTAGGTGCGCAGATCCAGGGCCGCCATGTCCGAGCCGTCCAGCAGGATGCGGCCCTCGGTCGGCCGGATGAAGCCGATCAGCAGATTGAGGATCGTGGACTTCCCCGCACCCGACGCACCGACCAGCGCCACGGTCTCGCCCGGCCGCACGGTCAGCTCGAAGTCCCGTACGGACGGCTCGGCGGCCTCCGGGTAGCGGAAGCCCATCCCCTGGAAGTCGATCCGGCCGCCGACCTCGGCGACGGACGTCTTACCTTCGTTGCTCTCCAGGTCGGGCGCCTGCAGCACCTCACCGATCGAACGCACCGACTCCAGGCCCTTGGAGATGATCGGGGTCAGATTCATCAGTGTCATCAGCGAAGCGGTCAGCGCGGTGAAGAAGCTGCTGATCATCACCACGTCGCCGGCCGATATGGAGAGCCAGCCGTAGTAGGCGACGAGCGCCGAACCGGTGAGACAGGCGACCGCCATGGTGTTGAGCAGGATCCAGGAGAGCGACCCGAAGCGGCCGTTGAGCACGTCGAGCCGGAACCCGGTGGTCAGCACCCGCTCCAGCGTGTTGTCCACGCGATGCAGGGCAGTGCGCTCCAGGCCGTGCGCGCGGGTGATCGGGATGAGTGTGGTCATCTCGCCGACCCGTGACGACAGCCGTTCGATCTCCAGCCGGAACTCCTCGTTGTTGCTGCGGATGCGCGAGCGCAGTCTGCGCACCAGCAGCGCTGCCAGCGGTACGACGACGAGGAACACCGGCAGCACGATGGGGGTGCGGAAGCCGATCACGACGAGCCCGCCGAGCAGCGTCATGATGGCGCCGAGCCCCAGGTCGGCGCTCTGCTGGGTCATCGTCTCCACCGCCTCGACGTCCCGTACGACCTTGGTCTGCAGAACGCCGGCGCTGACCCGGGCGTGATACCCGATGGACAGGTACTGCATCCGCCGGCACAGCGCCGAGCGCAGTTCCCTGCCCATCCTGCGGATGCTGGCGCTCATCAGGCGCGAGTAGAGGACGGCGAGCGGAAAGTTCAGGACGAGGACGAAGACGAGGGCCCCGGCGTTGTACCAGAGCTCGGCGACCGGCTTGTGGTCCACGACCACGTCGATGATGTTCGCCGTGATCAGCGGCAGCAGCCAGACCGGTATGTGCTTCACGGAGAAGACGGCCACGGCGAGCAACAGCCTGCGGCGGTCGGGACGGAAGAGATAGGCGAGAGTCCGGAGCGGATGCTCCCCGGAGTAGTGGTGGTCCAGCGGGCTGGAACGCGGGGTGCAATCGGGTTTATGCATGGGGAGCGAAGTCCTCTTTCGGAAGCGATGACACGCGCTCGACGTGCAGACAGGCAGTCTCCTCCGTACGGACCCCGGCGGAAAGCGGTTTCGGGCCGCGCTCGACAGGTGACACCGGACAAACGATGAGAAGCTGGGCGCATGGCTGATGGGGGCGCAGGACCGGCTGCCGTGTCCCTGCCGGACGACTGGCCCGCCCATCCGGACTTGAGCCTCGCGCTCAACCGCATGGGCAGTTTCGACTGGGATTACGACAGCGGTCTGCTGCACCTGGACCCGTCGGCGCTGGAAGTCCTCGGCCTGCCCGCCGAGAGCTACGACAGCCGCCCCCAGACCGTCACGGACCAGATCCCGCCCTACGAGGCGGCCCGCCTCGAAGCACACATCAACCGGTCGATCCGCGACCACGAGGACTCCTACGGCGCGTACTACCGGATCCGCGACGCCAGAGGCGCGCTGCGCTGGATCCACGCCCAGGCACACATCAAGTACGACGGCGAGCAGCCGCTGCGGATCATCGGCATCGTGCGCGGCGCCGACGAGGAGCTGGCCGAGGCGGCCGCGCGCAACGAGCTGGACGAGGGGCGCCGCAGACTCACCGACGTGGTGGAGGGGACGACGGCCCTGCTGGCGAGTGCCGGCACGGTCAAGGAGGTCATGGGCGTCCTGCGGGACGAGGACGCGCTCGGCCACCTGGGAGCGGTGAACGTGATCCTCGGGGTGCTGGAGGGCGGCCGGCTCATGCTCTCCACCGAGGGGCGCGCCGACCAGTACGACCCCCAGCTCGAATCCACCAAGGTCGAGGCACCGCTGCCGATAAGCGAGGCGGTCCGCACCGAGCGGCCGATCTTCGTCTCGTCCCGGCAGGAGTACCGCACGCGCTACCCGGAGCTCTGGCCCGTCATCGAACCGCTGCGGGTCGGCTCCGGCGCGTATCTGCCGCTGATCGCCCAGGGCCGGACGATCGGCGCGCTGGCGCTGCTCTACCCGGAGCGCGGCGAGTTCCGCGACGAGGAACGCAATCTGCTGGTCACGCTCGGCAGCAGCATCGCGCAGAGCCTCCAGCGCGCCATGCTCTTCGAACAGGAACACGACCTCGCCGAGGGGCTTCAGCAGGCGATGCTGCCCCGGTACATCCCGAACGTCCCCGGGGCGCGCGTCGCCGTCCGCTACCGCTCCGCGCGGCTCGGCAGGAACGTCGGCGGTGACTGGTACGACGTGATCCCGCTGCCGGGCGGCCAGGTGGGCGTGACGATCGGTGACGTACAGGGACACGACACCGATGCCTCGGTGGTCATGGGACAGCTGCGGATGGTGCTCTGGGCATACGCGGCCGAGGGCCACCCGCCGGCCACCGCGATGGCCCGCACCTCGACGTTCCTGAACGAGCTGGACACCGACCGCTTCGCCACCTGCACCTACGTCCAGGTGGACATGACGACGGGTCAGCTGCGGATCGTACGGGCGGGCCACCTCGACGCCCTGCTGCGCCGCGCCGACGGATCCAGCGAGTGGATCGCGGCGGCCGGCGGACTGCCGCTCGGTCTCTCGGCGGACTTCGCCGGTCCCGGCGGCATCAACTACCCGGTGACCAGCGGGGTGCTGGGCCCCGGCGAGACGCTGCTGCTGTGCACCGACGGTCTGGTGGAACTGCCGGGCATCGATCTGGGCAACCGGCTCGAAGTGCTCCGGCAGACGGTCAGCTCGGGGCCGTCCGACATCGAGGAACTGGCCGATCTGCTCGGGCATGTGGTGGGGGACCAGGGCGGCAGCGACGACGTGGCCATGGTGCTGCTGCAACGCGACGGCGCGGGTGCGCCCGAGCGGATCAGGACCTGGTGAAGCGGCCGCCCCCCTTTTTTTGAGGCTCGGTTCGCCTCCGGGGCGCTGCAAGCCACTGCCCCCCTTTTTTAGGGGCTCGGTTCGCCTCCGGGGCGCCTTATGCCACTGTCGACGGTCGACCGTGCTCGGTCCGCTCGTCCCTCGCGGGCCTGCGCGCGCTCTCCCTTTCGACAGCGGCGCGCCCCTTCGGCTCACTCGCCACGTGATGGGGGCGGGCCGGGACGGTCAACGCGGCGCTTTGAGCCTCCGTGGACGGTCGACCGTCCACGCCCCGCTCGTTCCTCGCGGGCCTGTGCGCGCTCTCTCTCGACAGCGGCGCGCCCCTTCGGCTCACTTGCCGGCGAATCGCAGGTGTGACGGCCGCTCGGTCCCGCTTCGGGCCGATACGGTCGAACCGTGTCACGGCCTGTTCGCCCCGACTTTCCCCTGGCCCCCTGGCCCATCGGTGTGCGCACCGCGATGCTTGCCGCCGACAGCGCTTGCTAGGCCATCCGCATCTGGTCTGGCCTAGGGGCGTAACCCAGCTCATTCCAGGAGAACTTGTGGGCCCAGGCATTGCCGGCAGGTCCGCCGTGCTGTTCGCGGCGGTGACCGCCCTGACGGCGGGGGCCATTTCCCCGTCCTTCGCCGATTCCGACCCCGACCCCCGTCCCTATTCGTCCGCCGAGGTACTGCGCCCCGTGGCGCCGCCGCCCGCGAGTGCCGCCGGCGGAGCGCCGAGAGCGGTCGCCGACGGCGACGGCATCGAAACGGCGCGCAGCTCGCGGCCGGTCGCCCCCGGCATCCGGCTCAGCTCGTACGACCGGCTCGAATCCGACAAGTGGCTGCGGGTCGACGCGCTCGACGTGAACCTCGAAGGCACCGGTGCGCGGGCCGACTACCTCTCGTCGGGCGCGGTCTCGGACCGCCGTACGGTCTCCGAACTCGCCGCGCGGCACAACGCCGGCCGGGGCCGGCGGACCGTCGCGGCGATCAACGCGGACTTCTTCGACATCAACCAGACGGGCGCGCCCGAGGGCCCCGGCGTCCAGGACGGCGCACTCGTCCAGTCGCCGGCCCCCGGTGCGAACCAGGCCGTCGGCCTCGGCCCGGGCGCTGCGGGGCGCATCCTGCGGCTCTACTTCGACGGCACCCTGACCCTGCCGTCGGGCCGGCTCCCGCTCGCCGGCTACAACGCGGCCAACGTGCCCGCCGGCGGCATCGGCGCGTACACGCAAGGGTGGGGGCAGGCCGACCGGGCGCTGACCGTGGACACCGCGACGCCCGTGGCCGAGGCGTTCGTACGGGACGGCGAGGTCGTGTCCGTGACCGGTGAGCCGGGCTCGGGGCCGATCGCGGACGGCACCACCGTCCTCGTCGGCCGCGAGGCGGGCGCCCAGGCGCTCGCCGCCCTGCGGCCCGGCGATCCGGTCTCGCTCGCCTACCGGCCGCGCACCGACAGCGGACCCGTACCCCGCACCGCGGTCGGCGGCCGTGAACTGCTCGTCGTGGACGGCGCGGCGCAGAGCCACGAGGGCGAGGGCAACAACACGGCGGCGCCCCGCACCGCCGTCGGGTTCTCCCGCGACGGCAGCACGATGCAGGTGCTCACCGTGGACGGGCGGCAGGCCGACAGCGCGGGGGTCACCCTCACCGAACTCGGCCTGATGATGAAGAAGGCCGGTTCGTACAGCGCGATCAACCTCGACGGCGGCGGCTCGTCCACCCTCGTCGCCCGTGAACCGGGCAGTGACGCCCTGCGGTTGGAGAACAGCCCGTCGGACGGGAGCGAGCGGACCGTACCCAACGGCCTCGCCCTCACGGCCCCGGACGGCAGCGGCCGGCTGAAGGGCTTCTGGGTCGGGACCGCCACCCCGGCCGGGGACGCGCCGACCGTCGACCCCGTCGCGGGCGGCCACCCCGAGCGGGTCTTCCCCGGGCTGTCCCGGCAGCTCACGGCCGCCGGGTACGACGAGACGTACGGACCGGCGGCCGGTGTCCCGCGCTGGGACACCGGCCGCTCCACGGTGGGCCGGGTCGACAGCCACGGTGTGTTCACCGCGCGGTCCGGCGGTACGACCGAGGTGCGTGCCGAGCGCGGACAGGCGCACGGCAGCACGGAGTTGACGGTGCTGGACAAGCTCGCCCGGATCCGGCCGACCACCCAGCGGGTCGGCCTCGCCGACGCCTCGGCGACCGGCACCTTCGGCATCGTCGGGCTCGACGCGCACGGCACCAGCGCGCCGGTCGAACCCCGTGACGTACGCCTGGACTACGACCGCTCGCTGTTCACCGTGAGCGACGACGGCGCGGGCTCGTTCACCGTCAAGTCCGTGACGGGCAGCGGCGCCGGGCAGATCACCGCGACGGCCGGCGGTGCGACGACCGTGCTCGCCGTCAGCGTCGGCCTCGACGAGCAGCCGGTGTCCGGCTTCGACGACGCGGCGTCCTGGACGTTCAGCCAGGCCAGGGCGAGCGGTTCGGTGGCGGCGGCGCCGGAGAGCCATACCGGCACCGGGCTCACGCTCTCCTACGACTTCACCCGGTCCACCGCGACCCGGGCCGCCTACGCGAGCCCGCCGCAGCAGATCGCCGTACCCGGCCAGCCGCAGTCCTTCAAGCTCTGGATCAAGGGCGACGGCCACGGCGCCTGGCCCACCCTGCATCTGAAGGACGCGGCAGGCACCGACCAGCTGCTGCGGGGCCCCTACATCACCTGGACCGGCTGGCAGCAGGTGACGTTCGCCGTGCCGCCGGGGGCGGCGACGCCGCTGAGTGTGTACCGCTTCTATCTCGCCGAGACCGCGGCAACCGCCCAGTACACCGGGGAGATCCAGATCGACGATCTGACGGCGCAGCTGCCGCCGACCGTCGACCTGCCCGAACAGCCGCGTGTCCCTGACCCGTTGATCGACTCCGCGGCGGGTACCGAGGCCAGGGACTGGCAGTTCGCCGTGATGTCCGACGCGCAGTTCGTCGCCCGCGACCCGGACAGCGCCATCGTGGCGCAGGCCCGGCGCACCCTGCGCGAGATCAAAGCCGCCCGGCCGGACTTCCTCGTGATCGACGGTGACCTGGTGGACGAGGGCTCGCCGGAGGATCTGGCCTTCGCCAGGAAGGTACTGACCGAGGAGCTGGGCGACTCGCTGCCCTGGTACTACGTGCCGGGCAACCACGAGGTGATGGGCGGCTCCGTCGCCAACTTCACGGCCGAATTCGGCCCGGCCCACCGGGTGTTCGACCACGCCGGGACCCGTTTCGTCACCCTCGACACCTCCAGCCTGACCCTGCGGGGCGGCGGCTTCGACCAGATCGCGGAGCTGCGGGCCCAACTGGACGCGGCGGCCCGGGACAACAGCGTCGGCTCGGTGATGCTGATCGAGCACGTACCGCCGCGTGACCCCACCGTGCAGAAGGCCAGCGAGCTGGGCGACCGGAAGGAGGCGGCCCTGGTCGAGCAGTGGCTGGCCGACTTCCGCAGGACGACGGGCAAGGGCGCGGGTCTGATCGGCGGCCATGTCGGTGTGTTCGACGCCTCGCACGTCGACGGGGTGCCGTATCTGATCAACGGCAACTCGGGCAAGGCGCCGTCGGCCCCGGTGGACGAGGGCGGCTTCACCGGCTGGTCGCTGGTCGGGGTGGACCACGTCTCGCGCGGCGAGCAGGCGGCGGCGCGGCTGTCCCCGTGGAAGGGCGGCCCTGACTGGGTCTCCGTCCAGACCCGTGCCCACACCGACGCGCTGGCACTGGACGCACCGCAGAGCCTCGCTCCCGGCGGGACGGCGCGGGTCGCGGCGACGGTCACTCAGGGCAGCAGGCAGGTGCCGGTCGCCTTCCCGATGAGCGCGGACTGGACCGGATCGCCGAATCTGCTCGTGGGCGACCGGTCGGCAGCCGCCCGTCGGCATACGGCGGTCTTCGACCCGGTGAGCGGCACCCTGACCGCGCTACGGCCGGGCACGGTCACGCTGGCCGTCACGGTCGACGGCGTGACCCGGCAGGCCCGCGTCCGGATCGCGGCGTCGGCGACGGGCGAGGTGGCACGGAGACCGGCCGCCTGAGCCGCGGTTCGCCACGGGCACCGTACGACGCGACCCGCTCGCGCCGTGCGGTGTCCGAGGAGTACCGGAGCCGCCTGGTGCGTTTGGTCCTACGCCCACATCTCCTGAACTCCACTGCCTACGGTGTGTCCATGAACAGACGTCCCCGCAGTGTGTCGAGCGCTCTCTGTCCGGAGGTGACCGTGCCGGGCGGCCTGGGAGGGGCGCTGGATCGCGAGGCGGCTCGCCGCGGGGACGGCGCCGAGCCGATGGATCCGGTTGAGGGGTTCGATCCCGCGGTCGCCGCTTGCTGCGCGCGTGGAGAGGCGCGGTTCGCTGTCTACGCGACCAACACCGACGAACGCGAGTTCCGTATCGAGATCTCCACACGCTCCGGCTGGCGGTGGGGTGCTTTCGGCAGCACCGATGACCTCGCCGTGGTCGCCGCCATTTTGCACGCCTGGCGTGACGGCGCGTCCACCGCCGAATTGCGAAGCGAGTGGACGTTGCTCGCGGCGACCCCGCTGGAGGCGGCACCCCCGGGAAGGGTGGTGTCGACGGCGTGGCGGCTGACCCTGGAACGCTCGCCGGTGATCAGGCTGGGCAACGCCGAACTGGCCGAGGCCCTGTATGCGCAGCCGGCCCTGCGCGTGTTCTTCCCGTTCCCGTCGCACGGCGGGTTCAGCCTGCTCAGCAATACCGAGGACCCGTTCCGCGAGGAGGTTCCGCGGGTGACTCCGACGGTGGACGGACGGTGGAACCGTGTCCTGACGCCACTGCGGATACCGGAACGGGTGCTCGGCAGCCGCCTCACCGCTCGCGAGGCCGCGGCACTGGTGGCCGCGAACATCCCCGCCGGCGCCGGCCCGGCCGTCGAGGGAGGGTGGCCGGGCGGCAGTACGGCCTGACCCGCGCCCGCGCGAATCTGACCCACCGACCGGCCTTCGTCACCCCGTGGCCCTTTCGCCGGGCAGCGCCGTCGGGAACGCCGTCGCCGTCAGCCGCTCCGACAGCGTCCACACCTCCCGGGCCAGCGCGTGGTCCTGTGCGACGACGCTGCGTCCGACGAGGGTCGGGCGGCCGCGCTGCTCGCCGCGCCCGTCGGGGCCGACGTACCCGGCGCCCGGGATCTCCTGTGTCGCGGCGAACAGCGCCGGCAGCGCGCCGTCCGGTCCGCTCTGTGCCATCAGCCGGCCGAGCGTCGCGGCCACGAGTGACATGGCGGGGCCCAGATGGCGGTTGAGGCCGGTGGTGGCGGCGCCGGGGTGGGCGGCCACCGCGAGCAGCGGGGAACCGGCCTCCGTCAGCCGTCGCTGCAACTCCAGTGTGAAGAGCAGATTGGCGAGCTTCGACTGTCCGTAGGCGGCGGACGCGCGGTAGGGGCGGTGCTCCCAGTTCGGGTCGTCGAGGTCGAAGGTCGCCCCCTTGTGCGCGTTCGAAGCGACGGTGACCACGCGGTCGGTGAGCTGGGACAGCAGCAGATTCGTCAGCGCGAAATGGCCCAGATGGTTGGTGCCCAGCTGGAGTTCGAAGCCGTCGGCGGTCCTGCGCAGCGGCACGTTGGCGACGCCCGCGTTGTTGACGAGGATGTCGACCGGGCGGTCCCACGCCGTCGCGAACCGGCGGACCGAGGCGAGGTCGGCGAGATCGAGGGAGCGCACCTCGGTGCTGCCGTCGATCTCGGCGCTCGCCCGCAGCGCGGCGTCGACACCTCGCACGGCCAGGACGACATGGGCGCCGGCGCCCGCGAAGGCGCGCGCGGTCTCCAGTCCGAGCCCGCCGCCGGCGCCGGTGACGATCACGGTACGTCCGGTCTGCGGCGGCAGATCGGCCAGATGCCAGGGAGTGTGTGCCGTAGTGCTCATGTCTCCAATGTAGGCAATGAAAACATTGTAGTCAACGACAACATCGCGATAGGGTCTCCACGTGACCTCCCCTCGGCCCTACCACCACGGCGACCTGCGCACCGCTCTGCTGCGCCAGGCGGAGCAGACATTGGCCGCCCACGGCGTCGAGGGGCTTTCGCTGCGCGAACTCGCCCGTGACGTGGGAGTCAGCCACGGCGCGCCGCGCCGGCACTTCGCCGACAAGAGGGCCCTGCTGGACGCCCTCGCCGAAGAGGGCTATGACCGGCTCGGCCGGCGGCTGGACGCGGCGCTCGCCGGGGCGACGGGCGACATCACGGCGCGGCTGGTCACGTTCGCGCAGGCGTATGTGACCTTCGCCGTGGAGCACCGGGCGCTCATCGGGCTGATGCACACGCCCAAGGACGGCTGGGACGAGCGGCTGCGGGCCGCCAACGACCGTGCCTTCGCCGCGCCGGTCGCGCTGCTCGCCGAGGCGCGGGAGCGGGGGGACATCGACGCCGACACCACCGGCCGGGTCGACATGACGGTCCTCGCCGTGCTCCAGGGGCTGACGGTGCTCGTCGCCACCGGCACGGCGGGCGACAGGCCGCTCGACACACTGGTGTCGGACACGGTCCGTACGCTGGTCGAGGGTCTTCGCCCGCGCTGAGCCGCCCGACGCCCGAACGGCCCCGCCCGGCGGCTGCTAGAGCGGTGGCAGCCGCAGTGGGCCGCTTCCGATGTCACGGATCACCCGGAAGCCCCCGACAGGATGTCCTTCCGGGTCCGCCGTGACGGCGACCGCGTGATCGCCCATGCAGAGCCGGCCGTCCGCCCTCGGCCCGTCGCAGAACAGCACGTACCCCCTCAGCCGGTCGACCGTGCCGGGCTCCAGCTGCCAGATGCCGTGGTACGTGCTGACCTCGGCGCGCGGATACGTACGGCGCAGCCGGTCGCCGACCTCCCTCTGGACCGTGTCGCCGAACGCCTTCTCGTACGTGTACGGCCGGGTGATCACTGCCGTGCCCGAGTCCGGGTCGACCTCGCCGTCCCGTACCGGGTAGGTCGCCGTGTAATAAGGGCGCTTCGACAGCGCGGTGAGCAGTTTGCCGTCGGTCAGCCGCATCATCGTCGGCCAGGACGGGTGCCCTGCGGGCAGCCGCGCGGCGACCGCCGGGGACACCAGGTGCACCGACACCGACGTCACCGCTGTCGCGCCGCCGTTCTCGTCCCGGCCGGGTGCCCAGGCCCGTACGCAGGCGCCTGCCTCGGCGAGCACCCGGGTCACGGTGCTGCCGGTCGGCGAAGCGGCGACCCAGACCCGGCCGAGGCCCGGGTCCACGGCGAGCGCCGGATACCCGCACGCGGCGAACGACGACGTGATCCGGCGCAGCGCCACGGCCTGCGCCCTGCCCTCCTCGACCGCCCGGTCCAGCGCGCCGGCGCAGTCCTTTCCCTCGCAGCTCCCGGCGTGCGCGTCGATCCGCAGCCGGACCACCGCGTCGGGGTCGTCGGCCACGGCGAAACTCACCTCGGACCCCGCCGCCTGCGGAAACAGCGTCCGCACCGCGACCACGTCCAGGACGCCCGGATACCGGCGGTCCGCGAGTTCGGCGGCGTGCCTGCGGTCGCCCCCGGTGCCCAGCACGCCGCATCCGCCGACCAGCAGGGCCAGCGTGAGCGCGCCCAGCCGCGCCCCCACCCGCCGTCCCCGGTGCGACCTCGCCCCTGATCCCCCCATGGTGCCCGCCCCTCCCCGCCGCCCCCGGCTCTCGTCCGTCGTGACGATAGAAGGCGGCAGGGGCGGTGCGGATGAGTACGACTACTCAACAACGCCCGCCGTCGAGCGCCCGAGGAAGGTGAGCGGCCCCGGGTCGGGCACCGGAATCACCTGGAACCCCAGCCGGTCGTAGAAGGCGCGGGCGGCGGTGTTGGCGCTCACCATCGACAGATGGACGGCGCCCACCCCCTTGTCGTGGAGGGCGCGCAGGAACGCGTTCATCAGTGCGCGGCCGTGACCCTTGCGCTGCCAGTCAGGCAGCAGATCGATGTGCAGGTGCGCGGGGTAGCCGGCCAGCTCGGGCAGGATCATCCGCTCGGGCGTGTGCAGCAGGACCGCCATCTCCTCGCTCGGCGTGGAGGGCGCACCGGCGGGCCGTGGGTAGCGGTCGGCCACCGTCGGCAGCCAGCGCTCGCGGAAGGCGCCGACGAAGGCGGTGGTGTCCGCCGTCCCGAGGACATAGCCGACGGCCCGGCCACCGCCGTCGTCCAGCACGAAGGTCAGGTCGGGTTCGAGCACCGCGTACGGCGCGGCGAAGATGCTCGGCATCAGATCCGGGTCCGGATAGAGGTGCCGGGAGTCGCCGCCTTCGTGAGCGGTGCGTACGCAGATGTCGTGGAGCGCTGCCCGGTCGGTGGGCCGGTAGGCCCTGACCGTGGCTGAGGTGATGGGCATGCCAGGCATCGTGCCCGAACCGGGAGCGCTCCCACAACTGTGTTCCGCCCCTTGTCAGGCGACGGCGGGCACCCGGTCGAGGAAGCCGAGCACACTGACGATCCGGCCGTCGGCGGCCAGCGTGACGACGTCGGAGCCCGCCACCGGCGCCGCGCCGTCGGCGAGCGAGACCAGCTCCCAGCTGAAGCGCGCCGTGTCGTGATGGCCGTCCACGGCGCCGGTCAGCCGGAACGCGTGACCGGGGAACTGCGCCTGCGCCCCGCCGATCAGCTCGGCGATGGGGCCGTGGCCGGTGACCTCGGCGAGCGGGTCGACGTATCCGCCGTCCTCGTGCCACGCGGCACCCACCGCCGTGGCGCGCGCCGCATCGGACGTCGCGTTCCAGGCCTCGAAGTAGCGGGCGACGGCGGTCTCGTAACGGTTAACCGACATGGAAATCAGCCTCCAACGGCATCGATAAGGGATGGCGGATCGGATCACCGGGGATCGG is from Streptomyces sp. NBC_00370 and encodes:
- a CDS encoding DUF6193 family natural product biosynthesis protein; protein product: MTVPGGLGGALDREAARRGDGAEPMDPVEGFDPAVAACCARGEARFAVYATNTDEREFRIEISTRSGWRWGAFGSTDDLAVVAAILHAWRDGASTAELRSEWTLLAATPLEAAPPGRVVSTAWRLTLERSPVIRLGNAELAEALYAQPALRVFFPFPSHGGFSLLSNTEDPFREEVPRVTPTVDGRWNRVLTPLRIPERVLGSRLTAREAAALVAANIPAGAGPAVEGGWPGGSTA
- a CDS encoding oxidoreductase, producing the protein MSTTAHTPWHLADLPPQTGRTVIVTGAGGGLGLETARAFAGAGAHVVLAVRGVDAALRASAEIDGSTEVRSLDLADLASVRRFATAWDRPVDILVNNAGVANVPLRRTADGFELQLGTNHLGHFALTNLLLSQLTDRVVTVASNAHKGATFDLDDPNWEHRPYRASAAYGQSKLANLLFTLELQRRLTEAGSPLLAVAAHPGAATTGLNRHLGPAMSLVAATLGRLMAQSGPDGALPALFAATQEIPGAGYVGPDGRGEQRGRPTLVGRSVVAQDHALAREVWTLSERLTATAFPTALPGERATG
- a CDS encoding ABC transporter ATP-binding protein, translating into MHKPDCTPRSSPLDHHYSGEHPLRTLAYLFRPDRRRLLLAVAVFSVKHIPVWLLPLITANIIDVVVDHKPVAELWYNAGALVFVLVLNFPLAVLYSRLMSASIRRMGRELRSALCRRMQYLSIGYHARVSAGVLQTKVVRDVEAVETMTQQSADLGLGAIMTLLGGLVVIGFRTPIVLPVFLVVVPLAALLVRRLRSRIRSNNEEFRLEIERLSSRVGEMTTLIPITRAHGLERTALHRVDNTLERVLTTGFRLDVLNGRFGSLSWILLNTMAVACLTGSALVAYYGWLSISAGDVVMISSFFTALTASLMTLMNLTPIISKGLESVRSIGEVLQAPDLESNEGKTSVAEVGGRIDFQGMGFRYPEAAEPSVRDFELTVRPGETVALVGASGAGKSTILNLLIGFIRPTEGRILLDGSDMAALDLRTYRRFLSVVPQESILFEGTIRENVTYGLEGGADETALREALEAANAMEFVRRLPDGIDTVVGQRGARLSGGQKQRLAIARALIRDPRILVLDEATSALDNRSEGLIQDALTRLVRGRTVFVVAHRLSTIQNADRIVVMDQGRIVEAGSHHELLASGGTYATTLQPRRLG
- a CDS encoding phosphodiester glycosidase family protein encodes the protein MGPGIAGRSAVLFAAVTALTAGAISPSFADSDPDPRPYSSAEVLRPVAPPPASAAGGAPRAVADGDGIETARSSRPVAPGIRLSSYDRLESDKWLRVDALDVNLEGTGARADYLSSGAVSDRRTVSELAARHNAGRGRRTVAAINADFFDINQTGAPEGPGVQDGALVQSPAPGANQAVGLGPGAAGRILRLYFDGTLTLPSGRLPLAGYNAANVPAGGIGAYTQGWGQADRALTVDTATPVAEAFVRDGEVVSVTGEPGSGPIADGTTVLVGREAGAQALAALRPGDPVSLAYRPRTDSGPVPRTAVGGRELLVVDGAAQSHEGEGNNTAAPRTAVGFSRDGSTMQVLTVDGRQADSAGVTLTELGLMMKKAGSYSAINLDGGGSSTLVAREPGSDALRLENSPSDGSERTVPNGLALTAPDGSGRLKGFWVGTATPAGDAPTVDPVAGGHPERVFPGLSRQLTAAGYDETYGPAAGVPRWDTGRSTVGRVDSHGVFTARSGGTTEVRAERGQAHGSTELTVLDKLARIRPTTQRVGLADASATGTFGIVGLDAHGTSAPVEPRDVRLDYDRSLFTVSDDGAGSFTVKSVTGSGAGQITATAGGATTVLAVSVGLDEQPVSGFDDAASWTFSQARASGSVAAAPESHTGTGLTLSYDFTRSTATRAAYASPPQQIAVPGQPQSFKLWIKGDGHGAWPTLHLKDAAGTDQLLRGPYITWTGWQQVTFAVPPGAATPLSVYRFYLAETAATAQYTGEIQIDDLTAQLPPTVDLPEQPRVPDPLIDSAAGTEARDWQFAVMSDAQFVARDPDSAIVAQARRTLREIKAARPDFLVIDGDLVDEGSPEDLAFARKVLTEELGDSLPWYYVPGNHEVMGGSVANFTAEFGPAHRVFDHAGTRFVTLDTSSLTLRGGGFDQIAELRAQLDAAARDNSVGSVMLIEHVPPRDPTVQKASELGDRKEAALVEQWLADFRRTTGKGAGLIGGHVGVFDASHVDGVPYLINGNSGKAPSAPVDEGGFTGWSLVGVDHVSRGEQAAARLSPWKGGPDWVSVQTRAHTDALALDAPQSLAPGGTARVAATVTQGSRQVPVAFPMSADWTGSPNLLVGDRSAAARRHTAVFDPVSGTLTALRPGTVTLAVTVDGVTRQARVRIAASATGEVARRPAA
- a CDS encoding SpoIIE family protein phosphatase, which translates into the protein MADGGAGPAAVSLPDDWPAHPDLSLALNRMGSFDWDYDSGLLHLDPSALEVLGLPAESYDSRPQTVTDQIPPYEAARLEAHINRSIRDHEDSYGAYYRIRDARGALRWIHAQAHIKYDGEQPLRIIGIVRGADEELAEAAARNELDEGRRRLTDVVEGTTALLASAGTVKEVMGVLRDEDALGHLGAVNVILGVLEGGRLMLSTEGRADQYDPQLESTKVEAPLPISEAVRTERPIFVSSRQEYRTRYPELWPVIEPLRVGSGAYLPLIAQGRTIGALALLYPERGEFRDEERNLLVTLGSSIAQSLQRAMLFEQEHDLAEGLQQAMLPRYIPNVPGARVAVRYRSARLGRNVGGDWYDVIPLPGGQVGVTIGDVQGHDTDASVVMGQLRMVLWAYAAEGHPPATAMARTSTFLNELDTDRFATCTYVQVDMTTGQLRIVRAGHLDALLRRADGSSEWIAAAGGLPLGLSADFAGPGGINYPVTSGVLGPGETLLLCTDGLVELPGIDLGNRLEVLRQTVSSGPSDIEELADLLGHVVGDQGGSDDVAMVLLQRDGAGAPERIRTW